From a single Apium graveolens cultivar Ventura chromosome 2, ASM990537v1, whole genome shotgun sequence genomic region:
- the LOC141708682 gene encoding uncharacterized protein LOC141708682, which yields MLPRWSRAMTLIFKSAASRSDVEKLRCGGLSVFKCRGFAKVADAVPDFGTDEGSAVRSQVNLNKMFWSKPCSLALPADSPIRFEERKYTGFKHIMMKLMLAYSKESRSIERANVIYRRVVAQVDPPAIYDVFNMEKTFRTNFSLLVLHMWLILHRLKEEGDEGADLGQNLYEIYNHDVELRVYKAGVNLLLARWMKDLEKIFYGSVAAYEAALVPEAKQDELQNALWRNVFAEEDLSIEDASHEVQAMSRYVRREISCISLTEKEAILSGNFSFTPLKNVVPLSGKHRDIDN from the exons ATGTTGCCGAGATGGAGCAGAGCTATGACTTTAATTTTTAAGTCAGCTGCGTCTCGCAGTGATGTCGAGAAACTGAGGTGTGGAGGTTTGAGTGTTTTTAAGTGTCGAGGTTTTGCCAAGGTGGCTGATGCTGTTCCTGATTTCGGTACTGATGAGGGCTCTGCTGTTAGATCGCAG GTAAACCTGAATAAGATGTTTTGGTCCAAGCCCTGTTCATTGGCTTTGCCTGCTGATTCTCCAATAAGATTTGAAGAACGAAAATATACGGGTTTCAAGCATATTATGATGAAGTTAATGCTGGCCTATAGTAAAGAAAGCAGGTCCATTGAACGTGCAAACGTGATTTATCGTCGCGTGGTTGCTCAGGTGGATCCTCCTGCCATATATGATG TATTTAACATGGAGAAAACCTTTAGAACAAACTTCTCTTTGCTTGTACTGCATATGTGGTTAATCTTACATCGTTTGAAAGAAGAGGGAGACGAGGGTGCTGACTTGGGGCAAAACTTGTATGAGATATACAATCATGATGTAGAGCTGAGGGTCTATAAAGCTGGG GTTAACCTGCTGTTAGCTCGATGGATGAAAGACTTAGAGAAGATATTTTATGGGAGCGTTGCTGCCTATGAAGCTGCGTTAGTTCCAGAAGCTAAACAAGATGAGTTGCAGAATGCTTTATGGAG GAATGTCTTTGCAGAGGAAGATTTGTCCATCGAAGATGCTTCACACGAAGTCCAG GCTATGTCGAGGTATGTCCGCCGGGAAATTTCTTGCATATCGTTAACAg AAAAAGAAGCTATTCTATCTGGCAATTTCTCGTTCACCCCACTCAAGAATGTAGTTCCTTTGTCCGGgaagcatagagatattgacaacTGA
- the LOC141703038 gene encoding F-box protein At5g07610-like has product MGTKRGRTSHQLSLFSCNPVLKSSAVIVVSNEDLLIQILLHVPIRTLMGFKSVSKQWLSLITNPRFVRLRNPLPSAASLFFASSFCRSNPDYQFIPLGVTDGSPTPFKTLDFVHDPLGSGISVLQSCNGLLLCASYRAREFKRRYYVYNPTTKRVATLPQIRREYAKEVCGMSLAFDPIKSPHYKVICVRHSELIRQLFQIEIYSSETLLWRVSGQPFAAPIRTSFQNCTYWNGSVHWWRGSADCWNLFTHIYREEQYGLYFKVDEERLEQLPMPMRHILPATLNENPYFAVSYIGESEGHWHIVEELPKLRPNSHFTWLFNVYEVARDYSGWFVKYQVDLNAISSVFPEIIKYGYNRCSGYTLNILSVVRSGKEEEEDGSFLVVEIPGG; this is encoded by the coding sequence ATGGGAACCAAAAGAGGTCgaacatctcatcagctttctCTTTTTTCTTGTAATCCTGTCCTGAAATCGTCTGCTGTCATTGTTGTTTCAAATGAAGACCTTCTGATTCAAATTTTGTTGCATGTTCCCATAAGGACTCTTATGGGCTTCAAATCTGTATCCAAACAGTGGTTGTCTCTCATAACTAATCCACGTTTTGTTCGTCTTCGTAACCCTCTCCCCTCTGCTGCCTCCCTCTTCTTTGCTAGTTCCTTCTGCAGAAGCAACCCTGACTACCAGTTCATTCCTCTTGGCGTCACTGATGGAAGCCCGACCCCCTTCAAAACTCTAGATTTTGTTCATGACCCTTTAGGTTCTGGAATATCTGTTCTACAGTCTTGCAATGGCCTATTGTTATGTGCTAGCTATCGAGCACGTGAGTTCAAACGTAGATATTATGTGTACAATCCTACTACTAAGCGAGTTGCCACGCTTCCTCAAATTAGACGTGAATATGCAAAGGAAGTTTGTGGTATGAGTTTAGCCTTTGATCCGATAAAATCACCTCACTACAAAGTTATTTGTGTTAGACACTCTGAACTGATTCGTCAGTTATTTCAGATTGAGATCTATTCATCTGAAACCCTGCTGTGGAGAGTCTCTGGTCAACCATTCGCAGCACCAATACGTACTTCATTCCAAAATTGTACATATTGGAATGGTTCCGTTCACTGGTGGAGGGGTTCTGCTGACTGTTGGAATCTGTTCACCCATATTTACAGGGAAGAGCAATATGGTTTGTACTTCAAAGTGGATGAAGAGAGACTAGAACAACTACCAATGCCTATGAGGCACATTCTCCCGGCTACATTGAATGAAAATCCTTATTTTGCAGTGTCTTATATTGGAGAGTCTGAGGGCCATTGGCATATTGTAGAAGAATTGCCAAAGCTTAGACCTAATTCTCATTTCACTTGGTTGTTCAATGTGTATGAGGTGGCAAGAGATTATTCAGGGTGGTTTGTGAAGTATCAAGTTGATCTAAATGCGATCTCTAGTGTATTTCCAGAGATAATTAAGTATGGCTACAACCGTTGTAGTGGTTACACGCTTAACATACTTTCAGTTGTGAGGAGTGGAaaagaggaagaagaagatggTTCTTTTCTTGTTGTGGAGATACCGGGGGGGTAA
- the LOC141703045 gene encoding F-box protein At5g07610-like — MMKMRTKRSRKTKQISGVSSHLDLKSSPAIESAVEVASNDDLLIQILLHVPIKTLMGLKCVSKHWLSLITDPHFIRLRNPVPSASSLFFISSSRKRKNPDYQFIPLDVSDKCAIPFKVLDFIHDPLGSGTSVLQSCNGLLLCASFRAHESNRRYYICNPTTKQFAILPQIKSQNLKNVCGMSLAFDPLRSPYYKVVCVRRVGDLFQIEIYSSETLFWRVSGRPFTVPKYTEFQNCVYWNGSVHWWNGSFHWSNGVMYGGHWRDEPYTLYFKVEEESLEQLPTPQKPNYTVGNYVGESEGHLNLVELRWDCLLNVYEMARDYSGWFIKYQVDISAISNKFPIIRENKTHAYHVISLVRRGKTEDEDGSFLVLEIAGGKTVRYNFADKSVEQLWEFAPGYKFYDDDRIRQLCGLPYIESLCCV; from the coding sequence ATGATGAAGATGAGAACCAAAAGAAGCCgaaaaacaaaacaaatttcTGGCGTTTCAAGTCATCTGGACCTGAAATCCTCTCCTGCAATAGAATCTGCGGTTGAAGTTGCTTCTAATGACGACCTTCTGATTCAGATCCTGTTGCATGTCCCCATTAAGACACTCATGGGCTTAAAATGTGTGTCCAAGCACTGGCTATCATTGATTACTGATCCACACTTTATCCGTCTTCGTAATCCTGTCCCCTCTGCCTCTTCTCTCTTCTTTATCAGTTCTTCCCGTAAACGAAAGAACCCTGACTACCAGTTCATTCCTCTTGATGTCAGTGATAAATGCGCGATCCCCTTCAAAGTTCTTGATTTCATTCATGACCCTTTAGGTTCAGGCACGTCTGTTTTACAGTCTTGCAATGGCCTGCTGTTATGTGCTAGCTTTCGAGCACATGAATCCAATAGAAGATATTATATATGTAATCCCACCACTAAGCAATTTGCTATCCTTCCACAGATTAAATCTCAAAATTTGAAAAATGTTTGTGGTATGAGTTTAGCCTTTGATCCTTTAAGGTCACCTTATTACAAAGTTGTTTGTGTTAGACGTGTTGGCGACCTTTTTCAGATTGAGATATATTCATCTGAAACATTATTTTGGAGAGTCTCTGGTAGACCTTTTACCGTGCCAAAGTACACAGAATTTCAGAATTGTGTGTACTGGAATGGCTCTGTTCACTGGTGGAACGGTTCGTTTCACTGGTCGAATGGTGTCATGTACGGTGGTCACTGGAGAGACGAGCCGTATACTCTGTACTTCAAAGTTGAGGAAGAGAGTCTAGAACAATTGCCAACGCCTCAGAAGCCAAACTACACGGTAGGTAATTATGTTGGAGAGTCTGAGGGCCATTTGAATCTTGTTGAGTTAAGATGGGATTGTTTGTTAAATGTGTATGAGATGGCTAGAGATTACTCAGGGTGGTTTATCAAGTATCAAGTTGATATCTCCGCAATTTCTAATAAATTTCCAATCATCAGGGAGAACAAAACGCACGCATATCATGTGATTTCACTAGTGAGGAGAGGAAAAACGGAAGACGAAGATGGATCTTTCTTGGTATTGGAGATAGCTGGTGGTAAGACTGTACGTTACAACTTTGCGGATAAAAGTGTGGAGCAGCTGTGGGAATTTGCTCCAGGTTACAAGTTTTATGATGATGATCGCATAAGGCAACTATGTGGATTACCATACATCGAGTCTCTTTGTTGTGTGTAA
- the LOC141703052 gene encoding uncharacterized protein LOC141703052, which produces MVPVEVGLGSLRKDRYTEEDAEVDQRLHLDLLEETRENSQLRLAAYQPRAARYYNKKVKGQLLKVGDLVLRKVMPNTKNPHHGVFGANWEGPYNIKAILWKWIYHLEDMEGKLIPRASYELVVPVTTRPTHSQSLYLSHCLKRIT; this is translated from the coding sequence ATGGTCCCTGTGGAAGTTGGTTTAGGGTCGCTTCGTAAGGATCGTTACACAGAGGAAGATGCAGAGGTTGATCAAAGGCTTCATTTGGATCTTTTGGAAGAAACAAGGGAAAATTCTCAGCTGAGGCTTGCGGCATATCAACCGCGTGCTGCAAGAtattataacaagaaggtaaagggacaACTGCTGAAGGTAGGGGATTTGGTACTCAGGAAGGTGATGCCAAACACAAAGAATCCTCAtcatggagtgtttggagctaattgggaaggaccatacaacATAAAAGCAATCTTGTGGAAATGGATTTATCACCTTGAGGATATGGAAGGAAAGCTGATTCCACGAGCATCTTATGAACTCGTTGTGCCCGTAacaacaaggccaactcattcacaatcacTCTACCTATCTCATTGTCTAAAAAGAATAACTTAA